Proteins from one Comamonas flocculans genomic window:
- a CDS encoding MlaE family ABC transporter permease, whose product MQALTAPTVTTDQGAAPLARARGDWVAAALAERAHWSALAAQLRAAARPLAWDLQAVQHMDHVGAQLLWHHWGGRWPEVLHASAAQRQLLERVAALTPAATPRAPRSWGEAWERLGVMVLAAVEFFMQLVQVVGQLVLDLLRLLRAPRRGPWRDISGHLYQMGATALPITALVGFLIGVVLAYLMSLQLQRFGAETFIVNILGISLIRELGPMLAAILVAGRSGSAITAQIGVMRVTEELDAMRVMGISHSYRLVMPRAIALGLAMPLVSAWTTAAALAGGILASDVVLHITPGYFFQALPLAVQGSTLVLATAKSVVFGVLIALIACVWGMRVEPNTQSLGEGTTASVVSAITMVILVDALFAIVFRNVGFQ is encoded by the coding sequence ATGCAAGCCCTGACCGCTCCCACCGTGACGACAGACCAGGGCGCCGCGCCCCTGGCGCGTGCGCGCGGCGACTGGGTGGCCGCGGCCCTGGCCGAGCGCGCCCACTGGAGCGCGCTGGCGGCGCAGCTGCGCGCCGCCGCGCGGCCGCTCGCCTGGGACCTGCAGGCGGTGCAGCACATGGACCACGTGGGCGCGCAGCTGCTCTGGCACCACTGGGGCGGGCGCTGGCCCGAAGTGCTGCACGCCAGCGCCGCGCAGCGCCAGCTGCTCGAGCGCGTGGCCGCGCTCACGCCCGCCGCCACCCCGCGCGCGCCGCGCAGCTGGGGCGAGGCCTGGGAGCGGCTGGGCGTGATGGTGCTGGCGGCCGTGGAATTCTTCATGCAGCTGGTGCAGGTCGTGGGCCAGCTCGTGCTGGACCTGCTGCGCCTGCTGCGCGCGCCGCGGCGCGGGCCCTGGCGCGACATCTCGGGCCACCTCTACCAGATGGGGGCGACGGCCCTGCCGATCACCGCACTGGTGGGCTTTCTGATCGGCGTGGTGCTGGCCTACCTGATGAGCCTGCAGCTGCAGCGCTTTGGCGCCGAGACCTTCATCGTCAACATCCTGGGCATCTCGCTGATCCGCGAGCTCGGCCCCATGCTGGCGGCCATCCTTGTGGCCGGGCGCTCGGGCTCGGCCATCACCGCGCAGATCGGCGTGATGCGCGTGACCGAGGAGCTGGATGCGATGCGCGTGATGGGCATCTCGCACAGCTATCGGCTGGTGATGCCGCGGGCGATCGCGCTCGGCCTGGCGATGCCGCTGGTGTCGGCCTGGACCACGGCGGCGGCGCTGGCCGGCGGCATCCTCGCCTCGGACGTGGTGCTGCACATCACGCCCGGCTACTTTTTCCAGGCGCTGCCGCTGGCGGTGCAGGGCAGCACGCTGGTGCTGGCCACGGCCAAGTCGGTGGTGTTCGGCGTGCTGATCGCGCTGATTGCCTGCGTCTGGGGCATGCGCGTCGAACCCAACACCCAGAGCCTGGGCGAGGGCACCACCGCGTCGGTGGTCAGCGCCATCACCATGGTGATCCTGGTGGACGCGCTGTTTGCCATCGTGTTTCGCAACGTGGGGTTCCAGTGA
- a CDS encoding ABC transporter ATP-binding protein: MSAPVAAPAAPATPVVEIRDLATVFGTGAQAFSVHEHLNLTVQRGELLSLVGGSGTGKTVLLRHILGLTEPTRGTVTVLGRPARELGGDGASSRVGMLFQHGALFTAFSVLDNVAFALYELRTLPRALAQEVAMVKLRMVGLKPEHALRMPADLSGGMIKRVALARALVMDPPLLLLDEPTAGLDPNGSDEFCDLLRELHATLGLTVIMVTHDLDTLYALSTKVAVLAEKHVIAHAPAVEVAQLEHPFVEHFFRGQRGLRAMAPAPTAPTRAEES, translated from the coding sequence GTGAGCGCCCCTGTCGCCGCGCCCGCCGCCCCCGCCACGCCCGTGGTCGAGATCCGCGACCTGGCCACCGTCTTCGGCACGGGCGCGCAGGCGTTCAGCGTGCACGAGCACCTGAACCTCACGGTGCAGCGCGGCGAGCTGCTGTCCCTGGTGGGGGGCTCGGGCACCGGCAAGACGGTGCTGCTGCGCCACATCCTGGGTCTGACCGAGCCCACGCGCGGCACGGTCACGGTGCTCGGGCGCCCGGCGCGCGAGCTCGGCGGCGACGGCGCGAGCAGCCGCGTGGGCATGCTGTTCCAGCATGGTGCGCTGTTCACCGCCTTCAGCGTGCTGGACAACGTCGCCTTCGCGCTCTACGAGCTGCGCACCCTGCCGCGCGCGCTGGCGCAGGAGGTGGCCATGGTCAAGCTGCGCATGGTGGGCCTCAAGCCCGAGCACGCGCTGCGCATGCCGGCCGACCTCTCCGGTGGCATGATCAAGCGCGTGGCGCTCGCGCGCGCGCTGGTGATGGACCCGCCGCTGCTGCTGCTCGACGAACCCACCGCCGGGCTGGACCCCAATGGCTCGGACGAATTCTGCGATCTGCTGCGCGAGCTGCACGCCACCCTGGGCCTGACGGTGATCATGGTCACGCACGACCTCGATACGCTGTACGCGCTGTCCACCAAGGTGGCGGTGCTGGCTGAAAAGCACGTGATCGCGCACGCGCCGGCGGTCGAGGTGGCGCAGCTCGAGCACCCCTTCGTCGAGCATTTCTTTCGCGGGCAGCGGGGGCTGCGCGCGATGGCGCCTGCGCCAACCGCCCCGACGCGGGCCGAGGAGTCCTGA
- a CDS encoding GMC family oxidoreductase — MSDTTFDTIIIGAGTAGSLLANRLSADPRRRVLLLEAGGRDNYHWIHIPVGYLYCIGNPRTDWLYQTEPDAGLNGRQLRYPRGKALGGCSSINGMLYLRGQAQDYEHWADVTGEDAWRWPNVLQTFRRHEDHWRLDRPDGVPEDFKRLHANFSTGSSGEWRVERQRLRWEILDAFARAAVQAGIPATGDFNTGDNEGVGYFEVNQRRGWRWNTAKAFLRPTCEGRPNFTLWTGAQAAKLITTVDAQGRKRCSGVQLVKDGQQVTVHAVREVILSAGAVNSPQLLQLSGIGPAALLQQHGIPLVHELPGVGANLQDHLQIRAVFKVQGVKTLNTLASDPFGKAWIGMQYLFSRSGPMSMAPSQLGAFTRSDPGRERANLEFHVQPLSLDAFGEPLHDFPAFTASVCNLQPTSRGSVRIKSAHFRDAPAIAPNYLSTDEDRLIAASSLRLTRRIASQPALARYRPEEYKPGVQFQSDEELARLAGDIATTIFHPVGTTRMGRADDAQAVLDPHFRVRGIEGLRVVDAGAMPTITSGNTNSPTLMMAEMAAGWIAAGQ, encoded by the coding sequence ATGAGCGACACCACCTTCGACACCATCATCATCGGCGCCGGTACGGCCGGCTCGCTGCTGGCCAATCGCCTGAGCGCCGACCCCCGGCGCCGCGTGCTGCTGCTGGAAGCGGGCGGGCGCGACAACTACCACTGGATCCACATCCCCGTCGGCTACCTGTACTGCATAGGCAACCCGCGTACCGACTGGCTCTACCAGACCGAGCCCGACGCCGGCCTGAATGGCCGCCAGCTGCGCTATCCGCGCGGCAAGGCGCTGGGCGGGTGCTCCAGCATCAACGGCATGCTCTATCTGCGCGGCCAGGCGCAGGACTACGAGCATTGGGCCGATGTGACCGGCGAAGACGCCTGGCGCTGGCCCAATGTGCTGCAGACCTTCCGGCGCCACGAGGACCACTGGCGCCTGGACCGCCCCGATGGCGTGCCCGAAGACTTCAAGCGACTGCACGCCAACTTTTCCACCGGCAGCAGTGGCGAATGGCGCGTGGAGCGCCAGCGCCTGCGCTGGGAGATTCTGGACGCCTTCGCGCGCGCTGCCGTGCAGGCCGGCATCCCGGCAACGGGCGACTTCAACACCGGCGACAACGAGGGCGTGGGCTACTTCGAGGTCAACCAGCGCCGCGGCTGGCGCTGGAATACCGCCAAGGCCTTCTTGCGCCCCACCTGCGAGGGGCGCCCCAACTTCACGCTGTGGACCGGCGCGCAGGCGGCGAAGCTGATCACCACCGTGGACGCCCAGGGACGCAAGCGCTGCAGCGGCGTACAGCTCGTCAAGGACGGCCAGCAGGTGACGGTGCATGCGGTGCGCGAGGTCATCCTGAGCGCGGGCGCGGTCAACTCGCCCCAGTTGCTGCAGCTGTCGGGCATAGGCCCGGCGGCGCTGCTGCAGCAGCACGGCATCCCGCTGGTGCACGAGCTGCCCGGCGTCGGCGCCAACCTGCAGGACCACCTGCAGATCCGCGCGGTGTTCAAGGTGCAGGGCGTCAAGACGCTCAACACCCTGGCGAGCGACCCCTTCGGCAAGGCCTGGATAGGCATGCAATACCTGTTCAGCCGCAGCGGCCCGATGAGCATGGCGCCGTCGCAATTGGGCGCATTCACGCGCTCGGACCCGGGGCGCGAGCGCGCGAACCTGGAGTTCCACGTGCAACCGCTCTCGCTGGACGCCTTCGGCGAGCCGCTGCACGACTTCCCGGCTTTCACCGCCAGCGTGTGCAACCTGCAGCCCACGAGCCGGGGCAGCGTGCGCATCAAGAGCGCCCACTTTCGCGATGCGCCGGCGATCGCGCCCAACTATCTCTCGACCGATGAAGACCGCCTGATCGCCGCCAGCAGCCTGCGGCTGACAAGGCGCATCGCCTCGCAGCCGGCGCTGGCGCGCTACCGGCCCGAGGAATACAAGCCCGGCGTGCAATTCCAGAGCGATGAAGAACTGGCGCGCCTGGCCGGCGACATCGCCACCACCATCTTCCACCCGGTGGGCACCACGCGCATGGGGCGCGCGGACGACGCACAAGCCGTGCTCGATCCGCACTTTCGCGTGCGCGGCATCGAAGGCCTGCGCGTGGTGGACGCCGGCGCCATGCCCACCATCACCAGCGGCAACACCAACAGCCCCACGCTGATGATGGCCGAGATGGCGGCCGGCTGGATAGCCGCGGGGCAGTAG
- a CDS encoding MlaD family protein, giving the protein MENKAHAMAAGLFVLVVGALLVALGYWISSDEVAHTTYELSTTENVSGLQPQAAVRYKGVPAGRVLSIGFDPREAGRVIIHIDVDNNAPISATTYATLGYQGITGLAHILLSDAREPLQKQARGASGLPRIPMKESPFSQLAEQGPLLLSKIQDAADRLNRLLGDDNLALVHTMFGRINATAQSMDRLALSLEHTVKTGVDPALAQLPALVGEARQTLRTLREAGSQTAKAVQDVGAVARRINAPGGLLEDMGSGVRSYGGLAERASRRTLPQIDRVADDAAQAARALTRAADAVSENPQGLVYGAPRAAPGPGEPGFVPPPAATQGNR; this is encoded by the coding sequence ATGGAAAACAAAGCACATGCCATGGCAGCCGGTCTGTTCGTGCTGGTGGTGGGCGCGCTGCTGGTGGCCCTGGGCTACTGGATTTCGAGCGACGAGGTCGCCCATACCACCTACGAGCTGTCCACCACCGAGAACGTCAGCGGCCTGCAGCCCCAGGCGGCGGTGCGCTACAAGGGCGTGCCCGCCGGGCGCGTGCTCTCCATCGGTTTCGATCCGCGCGAAGCCGGACGCGTGATCATCCACATCGACGTGGACAACAACGCCCCGATCAGCGCCACCACCTACGCTACGCTGGGCTACCAGGGCATCACCGGCCTGGCCCACATCCTGCTGAGCGATGCACGCGAGCCGCTGCAAAAACAGGCGCGCGGCGCCAGCGGCCTGCCGCGCATCCCGATGAAGGAATCGCCCTTCAGCCAGCTGGCCGAGCAGGGGCCGCTGCTGCTGAGCAAGATCCAGGATGCGGCCGACCGGCTCAACCGTCTGCTGGGCGACGACAACCTGGCGCTGGTGCACACGATGTTCGGGCGCATCAATGCCACCGCGCAAAGCATGGACCGGCTGGCGCTGAGCCTGGAGCACACCGTCAAGACCGGGGTGGACCCGGCGCTCGCCCAGCTGCCCGCGCTCGTCGGTGAAGCGCGCCAGACCCTGCGCACGCTGCGCGAGGCCGGCAGCCAGACCGCGAAGGCCGTGCAGGACGTGGGTGCGGTGGCGCGCCGCATCAATGCCCCGGGCGGCCTGCTGGAAGACATGGGCAGCGGCGTGCGCAGCTACGGCGGCCTGGCCGAGCGCGCGAGCCGGCGCACCTTGCCGCAGATCGACCGCGTGGCCGACGACGCCGCCCAGGCCGCGCGGGCGCTCACGCGCGCGGCCGACGCGGTGAGCGAGAA